A single genomic interval of [Chlorobium] sp. 445 harbors:
- a CDS encoding dipeptide epimerase: MKIAAVRLRKENLELTRPYTIAYKSVTSVENVIVEVALENGIVGYGASNPSPQVVGVSLDEVLHDLKQDDFAWLLGRNICAFGECCHAVRQRYAHNVGAMAALDIALHDAFTQYLNVPLVKFLGQKLDALPTSITIGIKGIEETLQEAEEYLGRQFQILKVKIGQSLEEDVERLVKLHEHVGHRARLRVDANQGYDVATLKRFVEQTRTLDLELIEQPLPAAAIDDMKSLPDDTKAMLAADESLLYASDALKLAAPPRACRIFNIKLMKCGGITSAREIVTIAEHADIELMWGCNDESAISIAAALHLAFASSATKYLDLDGSLDLARDVVVGGFELQHGIMRPLDRPGLGLTPSL; this comes from the coding sequence ATGAAAATTGCCGCTGTGCGCCTTCGCAAAGAAAATTTGGAGCTTACTCGACCTTACACGATTGCTTACAAAAGCGTTACTTCGGTTGAAAACGTCATCGTCGAAGTTGCTCTTGAAAACGGTATCGTAGGCTATGGTGCATCGAATCCTTCACCGCAGGTCGTTGGCGTCTCGCTCGATGAGGTCTTGCACGACTTGAAGCAAGATGATTTTGCATGGCTTCTTGGGCGCAACATCTGCGCTTTCGGTGAGTGCTGCCATGCCGTTCGGCAACGCTATGCACACAATGTCGGAGCAATGGCTGCTTTGGATATTGCACTGCACGATGCTTTCACACAATACCTGAATGTGCCACTGGTGAAATTCTTAGGTCAGAAACTTGATGCATTGCCAACTTCTATCACGATTGGCATTAAAGGTATAGAGGAAACCTTGCAAGAAGCAGAAGAATATCTTGGACGGCAGTTTCAGATTCTCAAGGTTAAAATTGGACAGTCACTCGAAGAAGATGTAGAGCGGCTTGTCAAGCTGCATGAGCATGTCGGTCATCGTGCTCGCCTTCGTGTCGATGCAAATCAAGGCTATGATGTGGCTACCTTGAAACGCTTTGTTGAACAGACGCGCACACTTGACCTCGAGCTCATTGAGCAGCCATTGCCTGCCGCTGCCATTGATGATATGAAATCCTTGCCTGACGACACTAAAGCCATGCTTGCTGCGGATGAATCCCTGCTTTACGCCAGCGATGCCCTGAAACTTGCTGCGCCACCCAGAGCCTGCCGTATTTTCAACATTAAACTCATGAAATGTGGCGGCATTACAAGCGCCCGTGAAATTGTTACCATTGCAGAACATGCGGATATAGAGTTGATGTGGGGCTGCAACGATGAAAGTGCAATTAGCATCGCTGCTGCTTTGCACCTTGCATTTGCTTCAAGTGCCACAAAGTATCTCGACCTTGATGGCAGTCTTGACCTTGCTCGCGATGTCGTTGTCGGCGGCTTTGAACTGCAGCACGGCATCATGCGTCCGCTTGACCGCCCCGGACTTGGTCTCACCCCTTCGCTTTGA
- the hisH gene encoding imidazole glycerol phosphate synthase subunit HisH, which translates to MILILDYGASNLRSVQKAFEYLGIPARLTNQPCEIATAKKILLPGVGAFGKAIDALHRTGFAEAIAEHADKGRDLLGICLGMQLLLTQSEEMGLHQGLNLLSGHVRKFDSTKDKVPQIGWNSLDRIHRHSALFKGIDEGEYFYFVHSYYCDMTEPCIAAEAFYAGVSFTAGIEKNNIFAVQFHPEKSGESGLKILKNFARH; encoded by the coding sequence GTGATTCTCATTCTTGATTATGGCGCAAGCAACTTGCGCTCAGTGCAAAAAGCCTTTGAGTACTTGGGCATTCCGGCTCGCTTGACAAATCAGCCGTGCGAGATTGCCACCGCCAAGAAAATTTTGCTGCCCGGCGTCGGTGCTTTTGGTAAAGCGATAGATGCTCTGCACCGTACAGGCTTTGCTGAAGCCATTGCTGAACACGCCGATAAAGGTCGTGACCTGCTTGGCATCTGCTTAGGTATGCAACTCTTACTTACCCAAAGCGAAGAAATGGGACTGCATCAGGGCTTAAATTTGCTGTCTGGACATGTGCGCAAGTTCGATAGTACGAAAGACAAAGTGCCGCAGATTGGCTGGAATAGCTTAGACCGTATACATCGCCACTCTGCGCTGTTCAAAGGCATCGATGAAGGGGAATACTTCTATTTCGTGCATTCTTACTACTGCGATATGACCGAGCCTTGCATTGCTGCAGAAGCCTTTTACGCTGGCGTAAGCTTTACAGCAGGCATCGAGAAAAATAATATCTTTGCTGTGCAGTTTCATCCAGAGAAGTCAGGTGAATCAGGCTTAAAAATTCTGAAAAATTTTGCAAGGCATTAA